In Montipora foliosa isolate CH-2021 chromosome 13, ASM3666993v2, whole genome shotgun sequence, one DNA window encodes the following:
- the LOC137983998 gene encoding NLR family CARD domain-containing protein 3-like isoform X3, which yields MEEISKHLRDKFSDFEDILKRSQTDEGSNNDTLKETHEISKTMMDKLCEMEEMLKQLKSQGDKSNTKLGQTEDAYGPAADFIDVIRQLYKNREGWLAPFPWCEEFGFHLDNVFTRLKMVSRKKERGVKTDSIVSMLEIFKPHEECSQPKRVLIEGQPGMGKTTYCNKVAYDWAKNCKAEDSFPDVQVLLLLKCRDINSDLWEAIEDQLLPRDMREEQKEKFFKFVRDHQSKVLLVLDGLDELPSDYLPVYKEIVQGRMLPKCYLLVTARHEAGMKVRECCDTLLEVEGFTEEAANDFISRYFKTEEHLATKLLNKLGTDASLSGLTANPLNTALLCLFCEDFQGNLPKGRSLLYFEIVQCVLRRYRRKKELPKIDKDLTQVYHAELKYLGSIALNGLLKDEMYFDDNAFQNCTSNLIPELGFLSVQPGRSKRRPSRCYGFLHKSFQEFFCAFYLSCQLVDEELSPDGLVADTKYFKDFEQVLMFTCGILAQHCEVKAMALMASIAGQINQSNEKGSDDYLWTALNCIKESEKEQGTFGKELAHSLGSLLGIQRISGRQQIGDSGAAILANAMATNSTVTELNLKYNEIGDSGAAALAKAVEINSTLTTLNLSYNKIGASGAAALAKAVESNSTLTELDLSANEIGDSGAAALAKAVEINSMLTKLCLSSTKIGDSGAAALAKAVEINSTLTELNLCSTKICNSGAAALAKAVEINSTLTTLNLSYNEIGVSGAAALAEAVEINSTLTELDLQFNRIRDSGAAAVAKVVEINSTLTKLDLRSNRIGDSGAAALAKAVEINSRLTILNLSFNEIGFSGAAALAKAVEINSTLTELDLCSNGIGDSGAAALAKAVEMNSTLTTLNLSYNEIGVSGAAALAKAVEINSSLTELDLCSNGIRYSGAAALAKALEINSTLTTLNLSYNGISVSGATAMAKGVKINSTLTELDLCSNGIGDSGAAALAKAVEISSTLTTLNLSYNEIGVSGAAALAKAVEINSTLTTLNLSYNVIGESGAAALAKAVEINSTLTELDLHCNRIFDLGAAALAKAVEINSTLTELDLHSNGIGDSGAAALAKAVEINSTLTTLNLSYNKIGVSGAAALAKANELTGPFGLVNRISY from the exons TCCTGAAGAGGTCTCAAACAGATGAAGGCAGCAACAACGACACACTAAAAGAGACACATG AAATATCAAAAACTATGATGGACAAGCTCTGTGAGATGGAAG AAATGCTGAAGCAGTTGAAGTCGCAGGGAGACAAATCGAATACCAAACTTGGACAGACTGAAG ATGCTTATGGGCCAGCGGCTGACTTTATCGACGTTATTCGACAACTGTACAAAAATCGTGAAGGATGGCTTGCACCATTCCCGTGGTGCGAAGAGTTTGGATTCCATCTTGACAACGTTTTTACCAGGCTCAAAATGGTCAGCAGGAAAAAAGAACGAGGGGTAAAGACTGATTCCATTGTCAGCATGTTGGAAATCTTCAAACCACATGAGGAATGTTCACAACCCAAAAGAGTTTTGATTGAAGGACAGCCAGGCATGGGAAAGACAACCTATTGTAACAAGGTTGCTTACGACTGGGCAAAGAACTGTAAAGCTGAAGATTCGTTTCCTGATGTCCAAgtgttgctgttgttgaaaTGTAGAGACATTAACTCTGACTTATGGGAGGCTATCGAAGACCAGCTTCTACCGCGAGACATGAGAGAGGAACAAAAGGagaagtttttcaagtttgttcGGGACCATCAGTCAAAGGTTTTGCTGGTACTTGACGGATTGGATGAGTTGCCAAGCGATTATTTACCCGTCTATAAAGAAATCGTTCAAGGGAGAATGCTTCCAAAATGTTACTTATTGGTTACAGCTCGTCACGAAGCTGGGATGAAAGTACGGGAATGCTGTGACACCCTGTTAGAGGTCGAAGGATTTACCGAAGAGGCTGCAAATGATTTTATCTCGAGATATTTCAAAACCGAGGAGCATCTGGCGACAAAGCTCTTGAACAAGTTGGGCACAGACGCAAGCCTTAGCGGACTAACTGCAAATCCATTAAATACAGCCCTTCTTTGCCTTTTTTGCGAAGACTTCCAAGGAAATTTGCCGAAAGGTAGATCTCTGCTTTACTTCGAAATAGTGCAGTGTGTGCTGAGAAGGTATAGGAGAAAGAAAGAATTACCAAAAATAGACAAAGACCTAACACAAGTATACCACGCTGAATTAAAGTATCTTGGATCTATAGCGTTGAATGGCTTGCTCAAGGATGAGATGTATTTCGACGACAATGCATTCCAAAATTGTACCAGCAACTTAATACCTGAATTGGGATTTCTGTCGGTTCAGCCTGGACGCAGCAAACGAAGACCGAGCCGGTGTTATGGGTTTCTACACAAGAGCTTCCAGGAGTTCTTCTGTGCATTTTATCTCAGTTGCCAGCTTGTCGATGAGGAACTTAGTCCTGATGGTTTAGTTGCTGACACAAAATATTTTAAGGACTTTGAACAGGTGCTTATGTTTACCTGTGGTATCTTGGCTCAACACTGTGAGGTAAAAGCCATGGCACTTATGGCAAGTATAGCAggtcaaattaaccaatcaaatgagAAGGGAAGTGATGACTACCTATGGACTGCATTGAATTGTATtaaggaaagtgaaaaagaacaGGGTACCTTTGGAAAAGAATTGGCGCATTCTCTTGGTTCGCTTCTTGGAATTCAGCGTATTTCAGGTCGGCAGCAGATAGGTGACAGTGGCGCTGCTATACTGGCTAACGCAATGGCAACAAACTCAACGGTGACAGAGTTGAATTTGAAATACAATgaaatcggtgactcaggtgctgctgcactggctaaggcagtggaaatcaattcaacgctgacgaCGTTAAATTTGTCTTACAATAAAATCGGTgcctcaggtgctgctgcactggctaaagcagtggaaagcaattcaacgctgacagagTTGGATCTCTCTGCCAATgaaatcggtgactcaggtgctgccgcactggctaaagcagtggaaatcaattcaatgCTGACAAAGTTGTGTTTGTCTTCCACTaaaatcggtgactcaggtgctgctgcactggctaaagcagtggaaatcaattcaacgctgacagagTTGAACCTGTGTTCTACTAAAATCTGtaactcaggtgctgctgcactggctaaagcagtggaaatcaattcaacgctgacaaccTTGAATTTGTCTTACAATGAAATCGGTgtctcaggtgctgctgcactggctgaagcagtggaaatcaattcaacgctgacagagTTGGATTTGCAATTCAATAGAATccgtgactcaggtgctgctgcagtGGCTAAAgtagtggaaatcaattcaacgctgacaaagTTGGATTTGCGTTCCAATAGAATTGgagactcaggtgctgctgcactggctaaagcagtggaaatcaattcaaggCTGACAATCTTGAATTTGTCTTTCAATGAAATCGGTTTCTCAGGTGCAGCTGCACTTGCTAaggcagtggaaatcaattcaacgttGACAGAGTTGGATTTGTGTTCCAAtggaatcggtgactcaggtgctgctgcactggctaaagcagtggaaatgaATTCAACGCTGACGACTTTGAATTTGTCTTACAATGAAATCGGCGTCTCAGGTGCCGCTGCACTTGCTAaggcagtggaaatcaattcaagtCTGACAGAATTGGATTTATGTTCCAATGGAATCCGttactcaggtgctgctgcattGGCTAAAGCACTGGAAATtaattcaacgctgacaaccTTAAATTTGTCTTACAATGGAATCAGTGTCTCAGGTGCCACTGCAATGGCTAAAGGAGTGaaaatcaattcaacgctgacagagTTGGATTTGTGTTCCAATGGAATTGGTGATTCAGGTGCTGCTGCattggctaaagcagtggaaatcagtTCAACGCTGACGACCTTGAATTTGTCTTACAATGAAATAGGCGTCTCAGGTGCCGCTGCACTGGCTAaggcagtggaaatcaattcaacgctgacaaccTTGAATTTGTCTTACAATGTAATCGGTGaatcaggtgctgctgcactagctaaagcagtggaaatcaattcaacgctgacagagTTGGATTTGCATTGCAATAGAATCTTTGACttaggtgctgctgcactggctaaagcagtggaaatcaattcaacgctcACAGAATTGGATTTGCATTCCAATGGAATcggtgactcgggtgctgctgcactggctaaagcagtggaaatcaattcaacgctgacgaCGTTGAATTTGTCTTACAATAAAATCGGTgtctcaggtgctgctgcactggctaaagccaATGAACTGACAGGGCCTTTTGGCCTAGTTAATCGTATTTCATACTAA